One Streptomyces sp. B21-105 genomic region harbors:
- a CDS encoding ATP-binding cassette domain-containing protein yields MERDLRLEGVGRRYGLRGPWVLRHVTLRPEPATLTRVAGGNGTGKSTLLRLLARVDAPTEGRVTGRPRTAYVPERFPAALPFTAAGYLTHLGAVHGLSRPAAERAADHWLDRFGAGAHAATPMNRLSKGSSQKVAVAQALLAEPELLILDEAWTGLDADARPELERAVAERTAAGAAVVFVDHDPRRLAAATDVVLTVRNGALHARVDADPGPDAAPLGPHTTVEVHGTAVALPPDALRLATSAERTAERRHRLTVPVSHSDILLRALLTADPPWHVVSVRQEESRP; encoded by the coding sequence ATGGAACGCGATCTACGCCTCGAGGGGGTGGGCCGCCGCTACGGCTTACGCGGCCCCTGGGTGCTGCGCCACGTGACCCTGCGGCCGGAGCCCGCCACGCTCACCCGCGTCGCGGGCGGCAACGGGACCGGAAAGTCCACCCTGCTGCGCCTGCTGGCCCGCGTCGACGCCCCCACGGAGGGCAGGGTCACCGGCCGCCCCCGCACCGCCTACGTCCCCGAACGCTTCCCCGCCGCCCTCCCGTTCACGGCCGCCGGCTACCTCACCCACCTCGGCGCGGTGCACGGCCTGTCCCGCCCGGCCGCAGAGCGCGCCGCGGACCACTGGCTGGACCGCTTCGGCGCCGGAGCGCACGCCGCCACCCCCATGAACCGTCTGTCGAAGGGCAGCAGCCAGAAGGTCGCCGTGGCGCAGGCGCTCCTCGCCGAACCCGAACTGCTGATCCTGGACGAGGCGTGGACCGGCCTGGACGCGGACGCGCGGCCCGAGCTGGAGCGGGCGGTCGCCGAGCGGACGGCGGCCGGCGCGGCGGTCGTCTTCGTCGACCACGACCCCCGCCGCCTCGCCGCCGCCACCGACGTCGTACTCACCGTCCGGAACGGCGCTCTGCACGCGCGCGTGGACGCCGACCCCGGCCCGGACGCCGCGCCCCTCGGCCCGCACACGACGGTCGAGGTGCACGGTACGGCCGTGGCCCTGCCGCCGGACGCGCTCCGGTTGGCCACCTCGGCCGAACGGACGGCCGAGCGCCGCCACCGGCTCACCGTCCCTGTCTCGCACTCCGACATCCTGCTCCGCGCTCTGCTGACCGCCGACCCGCCGTGGCACGTGGTGAGCGTCCGTCAAGAAGAGAGCCGCCCGTGA
- a CDS encoding aminoacyl-tRNA hydrolase, which yields MSESPFQTEPNPRDRAPQFVLPLVVQVEKSAPPARVDALETAARAVLVMLGDERSVGDGEWAQVMRDWQDARIRKVVRRARGAEWRRAAELPGITVTGKSAQVRVFPPVPLDGWPKELAKLQVSGTELDDPQPPGAVEPGTVVLWMSPEVDMSAGKAMAQAGHGAQLAWWELSDAERAAWREEGFPLAVRTAPPRRWSELTAAGLPLVRDAGFTEIAPGSCTVVADHPALRAR from the coding sequence GTGAGTGAGAGTCCGTTCCAGACCGAGCCGAACCCCCGTGACCGGGCACCGCAGTTCGTGCTGCCCCTCGTCGTGCAGGTGGAGAAGTCCGCTCCCCCCGCGCGCGTCGACGCCCTGGAGACCGCCGCGCGGGCCGTGCTCGTCATGCTCGGGGACGAGCGGTCCGTCGGGGACGGGGAGTGGGCTCAGGTCATGCGGGACTGGCAGGACGCCCGGATCCGCAAGGTGGTGCGGCGGGCCCGGGGGGCGGAGTGGCGGCGGGCGGCGGAGCTGCCCGGCATCACCGTCACCGGGAAGTCGGCACAGGTGCGGGTGTTCCCGCCCGTGCCGCTGGACGGCTGGCCGAAGGAGCTGGCGAAGCTCCAGGTCTCCGGAACCGAGCTCGACGACCCGCAGCCGCCCGGCGCCGTGGAGCCGGGGACTGTCGTGCTGTGGATGAGCCCCGAGGTGGACATGTCGGCGGGGAAGGCGATGGCGCAGGCCGGGCACGGCGCTCAGCTCGCCTGGTGGGAGCTGTCCGACGCGGAGCGGGCCGCATGGCGCGAGGAGGGCTTTCCGCTCGCCGTGCGGACCGCACCGCCGCGGCGCTGGTCCGAGTTGACGGCGGCCGGACTGCCGCTGGTCCGGGACGCGGGGTTCACCGAGATCGCGCCGGGCAGCTGCACGGTCGTCGCGGACCATCCGGCCCTGCGCGCCCGCTGA